A region of the Candidatus Zixiibacteriota bacterium genome:
TCGGCTGCTGCGATCAAGCAACTCCAGCAGCTGAGAGCTGAAACCGCAACGACGTCGTCTACTCAAGAGGTCGCTGCTTGATATCGGGGACGAGAGGATATCCAACGCCTCAGGCTTTTACAGGAAAATTAGGACTTGACCCAGAACGAGCGCGATTCTTTACGAGGCTTACATTATTAGTCCAGACGGATCGATGAGGGATACAATTGACTTTCTAAACACGAGAACGTCGCCCGAGGCGATCATAGAGACTTACGAAAGTGAGCTCTTCTTTCGGCTTGCGCGGCGTTATCATTATCCCCCGGATCAAGTTCACGTCGAGTTAATTAGAAAGAACTCGTTCGGTGAGCGTGTCAGGATCGACTATGATCCTTTATTGGCCGATCCTGATTACCTCGTCGTGGGGCCGCAGAGCCGGTTCTGGAACTTCTACGATCCGTATTTGGAAACCGGATCTTTCCGATTGGTTGAGACCTACGGCCGTTACCGGATATTTGAGCGGGTGCGCCGACAAAAAAATCCGCGCACTCCATCTCGCTGGGACGATAAAGCCCACTAAAATTCTCGGTCATCCGGCTATTCACCGCTCCAAGGGCGCTCTCGCGCCGCGAGAGCGCCGGCCGTGGGCTGCCGTTGTTCGGGTATCGTTGACGGTGAGCGAGGTGCTGCCGACCAAGGTCCAGTTGCTGGTGCCCGAACCGGTTTGGTTGTAGACATCGACGGTGACCGGGCCTGCGCTCAGTCCTGGTTGGGTTCCCCACAGGCCCTGGGTGGTGGGGAAAGGGACGACCAAGGTGGTGCTGGTCATGGAGGTGGCGCGCACGGCTGCCAGTCGGGTTCCGTTGCGCATGAAGTTGACCGCGGGCAGGCCGTAGCCGAGGTTGGCAAAGCCGCCGCCGGTGATGGTGAAGCTCGGTGGCGGTGAGGCAAGGTCGATGGGGTTCGGAGTGATGGAATCAACCTCGGTAACCGCCACCGTTACAGTGTCGCCGTCCGGGAACGTCAGCGTGAAGGTTCCATGAGATTGCGGGGTCCACAGGGCCGTATAGATTCCATCGTCTGCCTCTTGATCTGCGTCTAGACCGTCATCCGTGAGAGTAAGGTACTGGCCCAAAGGATCGATCCGCACCACGACGTCTCCGTTGGGATTCGCGCAGTTGATGTTGAGCGCGGAGAACTCGATGGGTGTACCGATGGAACCGTTCATTGTGTTCACGATGGGTCTCAGGCGAGAGAACACGGCGGAATTGGAACACGTGGCGGCACCGCTGGCATTGAGTCGCCGCCGAGTGACCGTGTTCGCCATCGAGGAAACACCATTCCCGCCCGCGAGGATCAGGTTCTTGATGGCGCGCCAGTCTCTACCGGGGTCGTCTGCTTTGAGAAGCGCGGCCACGCCGGTCACGTGAGGCGTCGCCATCGAAGTGCCGCTCAGGAACGCGTACTTGTTGCCGCGAACGGTGCTCAGGATGCCGCTCCCCGGAGCGCCGAGGTGCACGGTTCGCCGACCGTAGTTAGAGAACGAGGATCGCGCATCGGTTCTCGTGGTGGACGCTACACAGACGACGTTGGGCAGATAGTAGGTGCAGGGATAAAAAGGAGTGGAGTCGTTGTTCAAAGGAAACCCGAAGAGATCCCCGTTGCCTGCGGCTGCGATGAAAAGAATGCCCGCCTGGCGCTGGAGATCGATGGCGTCCGACAAGGCCTGGGAAAAGCCGCCGCCGCCCCAGCTGTTATTGGTGGCGACGATGTTGACCCCCCGCTCCTTCATGGCCTTGACATACTCGAGGCAGTCGATTGCGTTTTCCGTCGTGCCCTCGCCGGCAGCGCTGACGAACTTGCACGCCATGATCTGGATGGTCCAGTTGACGCCGACAACCCCCCGGTTGTTGTTACCGATCGCCCCTATGATGCCGGCGACGTGCGTCCCGTGGTTGTTGTCGTCCATCGGGTTGGAATCGTTGTTGTGCGTGTCGATGCCGTAGCAATCGTCGACATGACCGTTCCCGTCGTCGTCGACGCCGTTGGTGTTGCAGTCGGCGGTGTTGCGGAACATGTTCGCCGCGAGATCCGGATGGTTGTAGTCTACGCCGGAGTCGATCACCGCGACCACGACATCCCGGCTGCCGGTCGTACGGTTCCAGGCCTCGGGCGCGTCGATGTCGGCATCGGGGGTTCCTCCGGATTGCCCGACGTTGTGCAAGCCCCACAGATCCGCAAACCTAGGATCGTTGGGCGTGCTGGTCGTCCGCACGATGTAATTCGGTTCGGCGTACGCCACGGCGGGATCCTGACGCAGGATCTCCACTGCCTCCTGCACCGTGACGCCGCGCCCCAACCTGATGACTTCGAGCCCCGGTATGTATTTGAAGAGCTTTTTCCGGCCGCCGGCGATGCGGAAACGGGCCAGGTCTTTCACGAACTCGTCGGCGTCGCCGCGAAACTTGACGATGACTTCGTCGGAGACGAAAGCGGGAGCGGGGGAGGCGGGTTGGGCCGCGGCTCGTGGGCCTGCAAGCCACTGTACGGCCAGGAAAGCGGTCAAGAAGGCAATCGGGGGATTCGGAATTTTGATCATGACTCCCTCCGAGATAGCCGGCGCCTGCTAGTCAGATCCGCGACGCGCAATCACAAGATCAATGGTCTAAAATGCCTCTACGATCTCTGAAATTCTATTAACTGCCTCAAAATACCAAGTTGGCCGCTGATTGCCCGGAGCACAGGGTCAAACCAAGCACAACAGTACAAAGCCGTGTCGTTCGTTATTACAAACCTGCCGCCGCGTCAAGCGCGAAGATTTGCACCTGCGGACGTGATCCGCCGAGGCGGGCAATCCAACGCTCTTCGCCCTTCATTGTGCGCGAGGTCTGGGCCGAGCCGAAATGTCGTTGGGTAAGCAGCGCGCGGTGTCCGGTCGGCGAGCGCGGTTCCTCTCGCGGGCGGGCATCGGGCATAGAAAGCGGTCGACCTGCGTGCCGGAGAGGCGCCGGTTGGGCGGGCGGCGGGGCTGACCGCCACCCTTTTTTGACACTCCTGCGGTCATCCATTAAAGTTAAAAAAATCTGCCTTCGTCCTGTGAGGGGTTCAACGGTGGGTGCCGAAAGGAGGTCGGCACCTGAAAAATGACAGTTTCCCGTTTTTCGGCTCTTGGTAAGGTAACCAGGAGGCGTGAGCCGTTGCCGCCGTTTCGCAGGTCGGCGTGAGCGGAACGCAGCGGTTGAAACGCCTGAACGGTTTGAACTCTTACTTGGCTGCGGTTGGCCCGACCAGCCGTGATACGATGTCTATGGGCTTACGAACCTACTGAGTAAGGCGGTAAAGGATTTCATGGTCGACATGGAAAAGATCGTGTCGCTGTGCAAGCGGCGCGGGTTTGTCTTTCAATCGAGCGAGATTTACGGTGGAACCGGATCGTGCTGGGATTATGGCCCGCTGGGGGTCGAGTTCAAGAACAACGTCAAGCGCGTCTGGTGGCGGGACTGCGTCCAGCTTCGCTCCGACATGGTCGGGCTGGACTCGTCGATCCTCATGCATCCCCGGGTGTGGAAGGCGAGCGGTCACCTGGACCACTTCAGCGACCCCATGGTGGACTGCCGGGCGTGCAAAAAACGCTTTCGTGCGGACCATCTGGACGAGGAGGGCTGGGTGCATTACTGTCCGGAGACCAAGGGCAACAAGTTCACCGTGCCGGGCGGGGAGCCTTGCCGGCATTGCGGGGCCCGGCGGACGCTGTGCCCGGCCTGTGGCAAGGGCGAGCTCACGGAGCCGCGCCAGTTCAACCTCATGTTCAAGACCTTCATGGGGCCGGTCGAGGACGAGGCGTCAGTGACCTATCTTCGGCCGGAAACCGCGCAAGGGATTTTCGTCAATTTCGAAAACGTACTCCAGGCGATGCGGCTGAAGCTCCCCTTCGGTGTCGCGCAGATCGGCAAGGCGTTTCGCAACGAGATCACTCCAGGAAACTTCACCTTCCGGACGCGCGAGTTCGAGCAGATGGAAATCGAGTTCTTCGTGCTGCCGGGAACCGACGAGGCCTGGCACCAGCACTGGATCGACGAGCGCTTCGCCTGGTATCCGCGCTACGGCATCCGCCGGGAAAACCTGCGGCTGCGGGAGCACGCGCCGGACGAGCTGGCGCACTACGCGAAGCGCACGGCGGATATCGAGTACCTCTTCCCCATGGGCTGGAGCGAGCTGGAGGGCATCGCGAACCGAACCGACTTCGATCTCAGGCAACACGCGCTGCACAGCGGAAGGGCTCTGGAGTATTTCGACGAGGAGACCAAGCGGAAAATCGTCCCTTACGTCATCGAGCCCTCGGCGGGAGCGGACCGCGCCGCGCTGGCTTTTCTGATCGATGCCTACCGGGAGGAGGAGGTGAAAGGCGAAAAGCGCGTGGTGCTCGGGTTTCATCCCGAGCTGGCTCCGATCAAAGTCGCGGTGCTGCCGCTGCTCAAGAAGAACAACCGTATCGTCGAGACGGCCAGGAAGCTCGCGGCCGACCTGCGTCGGCGCTGGCATGCCGTTTACGACGACACCGCCTCGATCGGCAGGCTCTATCGCCGGCAGGACGAGGTGGGAACCCCGTTTTGCGTGACGGTCGACGTTCAAACGGTCGGCGACGAGCGCTCGCCCGCGGACGACAGGGTGACCGTCCGCGAACGGGACAGCATGCAGCAGGTGCGGGTTCCGATCGGGTCGCTGGAACGGGTGATCAAAAAAACCATGGCCGGCGGGTGGGCCGACGTGGTCCGGGAGCACGGCCTCTTCAAGAGCTGATTTTCCCCGCCGGCCTGTCCGCGCGGCTGCACAATTTTCAATACGGCCTGCGAGGCAGCCGCGCCGTGGAAGGAGCTGTCTGGCGAATCTTCCGAAAAGCCGATGAAGGCCGGTGGCCGGCAAAACACCGGGCCGGGCGCCTCGAGGCACCAAAAGCTTTGAGATTTCGTGTTTCTACGTCTTCGCGAGGATCCCGAGAACTTCGCGGAAGCGAAAGCCCGGGAAAATGGCGCTCAAGTCCTCCTGGCCCAGGTGGCGAGCGATCAGCTCGCCGCAAACGGTACGGTAATCGGTCGTCAGCTGAAGATCGCGCTCTTCGTAGAGCTGCTCCGGGGCGAGCCCCGGCCAGCGCCCGTAAACGCGCCCTCCCCGGATCGAGCCGCCGAGCACGAACATGGCGTTGGCGTGGCCATGGTCCGTGCCGCGGTTGCCGTTTTCCCGCGCGGTGCGCCCGAATTCCGACAGTGTTACCAGAACCACGTCGTCGAGACGGTCGCGCAGATCAAGACAGAACGCCGCGAGCCCCTCCGCGAAGGTCTTGAGGCGGTTCGCCATCTGGCCCGTGGCGCCCCCCTGGTTGACGTGCGTATCCCAACCCTCGCTTTCCACGAACGCCACCTCGAGCCCGACGTCCGCTTTGATCAGGCGGGCGATCTGCGCCAAGCCCGCGCCGAAGCGGCCCGGCGGGTAAGCTTCGGCTGCCGGGGGAATCCGGGACGCCACCGTTTTCAGCTCCGCCATCGCCTGGAACAGCGTTTCCGCTCCGTGCCGCAGCAGCGGGTCGGCGCTCGTGGCGTAGAGGCGCTCGAGCGCAATGCCCAATGCTTCTTCCCTGATCCTGAACTGCTCGATCGACGAAAGCGTGAGGGCCCGGGCCGGACCGGCGAGAATGCGAGGGAGTCTCTGGACGGCCGCGACGGCGCGAAGCGGCGATGGGGTCCGCTCCCGGGTCCTCAGATAGCGGTTCAACCAGCCGTCGGGCGTGCTTTTGATCCCTGGCGTGCCCAGCTCCATGAAATCCTGGGCGTCGAAATGGGAGCGGGTGTTGTCAGGAGAGCCGGCGGCGTGAACCACGGCGAGACGGCCGTCGTCGTAAACGGGCTTCAACGGCGCCAGCGCGGGATGCAGTCCGAAGAAACCATCGAGATCGAGGGCGCGGTCGCCGCCGTCTCGCGCCGGCTCCGCGATGGCAATGGTCGGCCGCAGGGCGTAATAGCTCGCGTCCTTGAAGGGAACGACCGCGTTCAAGCCGTCCATGCCGCCTCGCTGAAAGACGATCACGAGCGTCTTGCGGCTCGAGCGCGTCCGCGCGCCGGCGGCGCGCACCAGAAACGCGGGCGGGACTCCCAGGGCGATAAAACCTAGGGCAGCGGATTCGAGAAAGCGGCGTCGGGAAAGGCCCATGATTATCTCCTTTGAAACTCGGGAGAAGCGAGCAGCAAAGCCGTGCGATGCGTAGCGCCGACTCCGGAGAGAACCGCCCGGGTCGCGGC
Encoded here:
- a CDS encoding S8 family peptidase, which encodes MIKIPNPPIAFLTAFLAVQWLAGPRAAAQPASPAPAFVSDEVIVKFRGDADEFVKDLARFRIAGGRKKLFKYIPGLEVIRLGRGVTVQEAVEILRQDPAVAYAEPNYIVRTTSTPNDPRFADLWGLHNVGQSGGTPDADIDAPEAWNRTTGSRDVVVAVIDSGVDYNHPDLAANMFRNTADCNTNGVDDDGNGHVDDCYGIDTHNNDSNPMDDNNHGTHVAGIIGAIGNNNRGVVGVNWTIQIMACKFVSAAGEGTTENAIDCLEYVKAMKERGVNIVATNNSWGGGGFSQALSDAIDLQRQAGILFIAAAGNGDLFGFPLNNDSTPFYPCTYYLPNVVCVASTTRTDARSSFSNYGRRTVHLGAPGSGILSTVRGNKYAFLSGTSMATPHVTGVAALLKADDPGRDWRAIKNLILAGGNGVSSMANTVTRRRLNASGAATCSNSAVFSRLRPIVNTMNGSIGTPIEFSALNINCANPNGDVVVRIDPLGQYLTLTDDGLDADQEADDGIYTALWTPQSHGTFTLTFPDGDTVTVAVTEVDSITPNPIDLASPPPSFTITGGGFANLGYGLPAVNFMRNGTRLAAVRATSMTSTTLVVPFPTTQGLWGTQPGLSAGPVTVDVYNQTGSGTSNWTLVGSTSLTVNDTRTTAAHGRRSRGARAPLER
- a CDS encoding glycine--tRNA ligase, whose product is MEKIVSLCKRRGFVFQSSEIYGGTGSCWDYGPLGVEFKNNVKRVWWRDCVQLRSDMVGLDSSILMHPRVWKASGHLDHFSDPMVDCRACKKRFRADHLDEEGWVHYCPETKGNKFTVPGGEPCRHCGARRTLCPACGKGELTEPRQFNLMFKTFMGPVEDEASVTYLRPETAQGIFVNFENVLQAMRLKLPFGVAQIGKAFRNEITPGNFTFRTREFEQMEIEFFVLPGTDEAWHQHWIDERFAWYPRYGIRRENLRLREHAPDELAHYAKRTADIEYLFPMGWSELEGIANRTDFDLRQHALHSGRALEYFDEETKRKIVPYVIEPSAGADRAALAFLIDAYREEEVKGEKRVVLGFHPELAPIKVAVLPLLKKNNRIVETARKLAADLRRRWHAVYDDTASIGRLYRRQDEVGTPFCVTVDVQTVGDERSPADDRVTVRERDSMQQVRVPIGSLERVIKKTMAGGWADVVREHGLFKS
- a CDS encoding DUF1501 domain-containing protein, translated to MGLSRRRFLESAALGFIALGVPPAFLVRAAGARTRSSRKTLVIVFQRGGMDGLNAVVPFKDASYYALRPTIAIAEPARDGGDRALDLDGFFGLHPALAPLKPVYDDGRLAVVHAAGSPDNTRSHFDAQDFMELGTPGIKSTPDGWLNRYLRTRERTPSPLRAVAAVQRLPRILAGPARALTLSSIEQFRIREEALGIALERLYATSADPLLRHGAETLFQAMAELKTVASRIPPAAEAYPPGRFGAGLAQIARLIKADVGLEVAFVESEGWDTHVNQGGATGQMANRLKTFAEGLAAFCLDLRDRLDDVVLVTLSEFGRTARENGNRGTDHGHANAMFVLGGSIRGGRVYGRWPGLAPEQLYEERDLQLTTDYRTVCGELIARHLGQEDLSAIFPGFRFREVLGILAKT